The genome window GAACATTCGGAATGATTTGCAGCTACAGAATCAGAGCCAGGAAGGGGGGCCTAAATGCCGGGGGGCTCAAGGCCCTGGTCATTgtttgctcttcttgacGAAGTGGTGGCTGCCGGGGAAAGGAAAGCAACAGGCCGGGGGTGCAAGTGTGAGCTTCTGAAGATTGAAAGCCGAACTCGATACGGGATACCATTTGAGCCCTCCGAGCAGCCGAGTTAGAGCGTTTCAACACGATGCAAATGAGGTCGGGGTGCAGCTGCATGTCTAACATTCGATTTCGACCATCCTAATAAGGTGGGTGGCCGATTTGAGTAACAGCTAGCTTATATGGCGCTCATGATAGCTACCGCTTCAATGCCAAGGAGATTTTTGTTTATCAACGTCCAGGCTATGGAACTGAGTCCCTCCCTTTCCTAGCTTCTGCCTTCCAGGAGCATGGTCCAGCCGAATTTGGGCGTTGAAGCTTTTGAGGCCCCCCAAGCCATCTTAACCAGGGTTGGCGCTTTGACAATAGTGCCCCCACTATCTGAAGGTAACCAAAGAGTTTCGTTTGGCCCTTCAACTTACACTCAAAACAGCCGATTCGAGGGCATAATGTCCCGGCATGGGGGCATTCTGCCATCGACGACGGTGTAACCCTGCAGACCATGTCGCGGTATACGGCTACCTTGCCCTGAGCTGCAAATGATCCCCGGACATCATCAAGCCTAACAAGCAGCCGGATCGCGGATGGAAAAACGAGCCTTGGCAATACTCACAGATAGCGCCACACCAAGGAAACCCATGGCCAGTCCCAGTCAACATGTTTTGGTTGCCGTATGCCGCACGGGTCAAGCAACATCGCGTCTGACTGTGTCTGCCGTCACGGAAATAGTGTTCCATCTGCCGACAAGATCTTGGATGAATGTAGTTGGCAGCTAGGAATTAGACTCAATGAGAGATTGAAGATCGTTTCATTTAGGTTTCTATGTTTATGATTTGCATATGTGTTTCTAAACTATTAAATCTAAGAAGCAAATACTTTGAAGATAATACGGCCATTCTCATGGTAGTCCATCGCCAGTgatagtgatgatgatgtggtTTGTGACAGTAGGGCCACAGCTTGCTAACATCGTGCCAAATACAGGGAGTGCGAACGTGGCAGTTGGGCGTTAGCCTACTCCATAGCAGCCATGTTagtgagaagagagaagagagaataACCATAATGAGAATCACCTCAAGGTGGATATCACATAAACTCGAGTCTTTAGCCGCAACAACTTTCCTAGCGACTCGTACCGAGGCCAGAGTCTAAGGGAATTACTAGTGTTAGTTAGAACCGTCATAGCCAAAACGGGCCCGAGTGCCTACCGATAAACTGGGCCCCGATTCCCTCAAAGCCGGTGGAGGAGTGGGGCCGCGGGCGGTTCATGAAACGGCCCAAACTCGCACTGTCCTGCATGTGGCTTCCGGGCACATACAGTGGGTCCTGAAGACGTGCGGAAACAGGCACGTACAGGTCGCTCAcgaatctcatcatcatgattggCTTATCTTCGGCTGTGGCTTGACTGGAAAACAGTCTATGCATTAGATGTCAACCGTATTCGCGTTGAAGGGAAGAGTCATCGTACCCATTGATCTTGTTTGTTCGGTTCTCGGATTGAACAGATCCTTGTGTGGCCTTTGTTGAAAAGTTTGGCATTGTCGCTTGTCAAGTGAGCACAAGCTCAGGTTCGAGTTCAAGTATCTCGTGTGTGCTTGAGAAAATGATGGAAGGCTATGAAATAGTTCATAGAGCCGTGTAAGACAGGTTGATCGAGGATGCGTAGCTCTCTGAGGAACCGGTGTGCGGTCATGAGTTGCTGTTAAAGTGACTATTGACTGGCTACTAAACtctgaagttgagaagcgCACATCAGACTTTTATAACGGGAGTGCCCTTGGGCTCATTTTGGAGCCAGGGAGCATCTCACTTGGTTGACTTACACATAGCGACGCGCCAATTCAGGTATGGCTCACGTCATGCAGCCTCAGATACACGGGTGGCTTCTCATCCAGAGTGTGAGGGTGGGTGGTTGAGGCTCCGAGTTTGAGGACCTAGCCAGTAGCTTGTCATCTTTGAGGTAGGCCTGCACGATTATAACTGTATCCGACACTGGGAAATGGAGGCCAGCATTAAATATAGTACAATTTATTAGGGGTTAAATCCGTatggttgttgttgttgttgttgttgtgcAGTTCCAAGGCCTGCGTCTGTCCAGTTGCGGAACATTGGCGCAATCATTTGGGCGCAGGGAGATTTTCTCGGAGCAGTTGATCATTTGCTCAGTTTCATCTTGTCTCTGGCTCATAGAGCAGCAGTAGTAGATGACCAAATTTGAGGCCCCCGGTAACGTAACTGGATAAATCGTGGACTGCCTGGACTACTACTCTTTGCAGTGAGCTGCTAAACAGAAAACGACGGTATTTCCTCACCTGCTGTGTGTAGTAAAACAGGCGAGAGCCGAGCTGCTGGATTCAAGATTACGTCGACTGCCCTAACTTTTGAGGTGTGAACCTGGTATGACAACTGTTAGACAGGGGTGGCTGGGCCTGAGACTTGGAGTTTGGAGATAGCGGGGGAGCTGGGGAGTTTGTGTGAGGCACTTCCCAACAGATAGCTCGTGCGACAACGCAAACTTGGAGAAGACACATGCAAGCGCAGTGTGACTGGACATTCTTTTCCGATTGGGTCTTTCGAAAGGGGAATATGTGCGGACGATGGGTGTTTAGGCCAATTGGCCATTCTACTGAAGGTGTGGTGCTGATCAGCAAGGGGGatcaatggcttcgagaAGGTCTTGAACCGGTCAAGCACCACACTCGTGCGTCTGCATTTTCGTACAATTCACTGCTATTACATGGCACCCTCATATTgcaaatgcaaatgcaaatgcaaTATCCAAAATGTCGGTGGACTCAGGATATGATCCTAGAGGGCCACTGGAACCAGCCACAGGCACGGTCTGACGCCGAGCGATGCCATAGCCAATCCCAGAGGCACACTGTTGTGATCTTGTGAGAGCGTTGCAGGGATCGTCGCACAGAGAAGGCTTCCAGAAGGCGACACGTAACTTAACAGGAAACCTTCTAGAAGGCCGCGAATAAGGACGATCAGCGCTTGCGAGAGTGATGCTTACATGCGGACAAGGGACCCCTACCGAGCTGAATAGCTACTCACCTTCACCTGACCCTCAAGTTTACCACCTCCAGTTCTGAAGTCCCTATGGAGATAACGCAAGAGACCTGTTTACGGCCGCAGTGAGTGCGCACTGATCAGTTTCGCAGCGTCTATGTTATGCGCATGGACATTTGCCCCTCGATGACTCTACCATCAACATTCGCACTTTGGCAGGGCGATGCTCGGCGCTTATCACATTGCCGACTTGCAGTGATTCCCAGCCTTGGGTACGCGTACAGTGTCTGTTTATCGTTGCACAGGCTGCTTGTCGCATACGTTGGTCGCTGCTTTATGCTATCGGCCAAGACGTGATGTAATTGATGGCGCAGTGAATGAATGTGCGTGCTACATTCTAGAATGTATCAAGGAAGCCTTCCCGCGTGCCAcagcatccatccatccatccatccaccACACAGCTTCCTGGCCTCGTTTCTCTGCGAATGTAAGAGCCTCCAATCTGCCTTGTCATACTTCAAAGAGCACAGAAAAAGCCCTATGATCGCCAATCAGGAACCAATAACGGAATTGAGATGTGTCAAGCAAATTATGCGCCTGTGACAATATCTCTCCAAGGTTACAATCTTTGGGGTCGTGTAGGCTGCAGCCCGCAGTTCAAATGCATATAACTACCATCTTTCTTTACGTACTAGCACACCGTGATGGCAACTCTGACCTATTAAGTTCTATGCAGATAAGAACTCAACCCCATGTTTCAGCTCCATATGCGGTAGTAAGCCACTCAACACCTCTACGTGACATCCTTCTTATCTCCAACTCGGACACTTTGTGTCTCAGCCTCCACCAAGTGGCTAACGGCCCCGACGGAGTTGTATGCGAATATTTGGCAGGCCCGGTCTTTGTGTGTGCTACCAGTCAATCTGCACCGCTGAGGCTATCGTGGCTTGGGAGAGGCCGCCCAGGTCGAGTTAATGTAAAGACACGGCTGCGCGTGACCCGCATGCACGACCTCAAGTTGTGATTGCAAACTTTGTAGTGTTTTTGACAGAATTACACGAGGCGTCGTGATTCCACCAACTGCGCGTTGTTTGTGTCGGAACAACTGACCATGCAGTTCTATGAAGCCCAGTGCACATGGTATTCGGGCCACTGATGCGTTTTGCCTCAATCCCACCTCGATATGCATAAGAAATTGAACCACCAGCACTCTGTAATTGGCTCATAGTAGAAGCAATTAATGACTGATTGCCTTAAAGCTGAACCACGACGAGTTCATGCGACAGCCCGATCTTGTCTCGTGCTCTAGACGAGGGGCGTCAATTGCCTAGATGCCGCACCATTGCTCAATCCAACTATTTCCTTATGAACAATATGTTCGCTAGACTCTGTAGCTTGTGTTGAAGTTGGTCAGTCGATAGATCGTCGGAGACGTCGATGGGAAGGCCGATCTGCGACTGGAGAAATGCCACAGACGAAGATATATGGACGGTGAGTTCCAAAATGAAGGAAATTTAGTGAGAATAGTTCACCTACATTTTGGTCACGCACTTAATTGATTGGAGACCAGAACTCGTCGTCAATATGCGTCTCTTGGCTTCTGGGTGAACACTTCCATCCAGCAACAGGGGATGAGCCGATGGGCTCAAGTCAATCAGTCGATCCAATATGTGACAGAGTAATACCAAATTCAGAAGAACCGCATGTGTTGGATTGGACCTTGAGTGAATGAATGGCAAAACACCCAAGATAATTCGTAGTGGTTGTGAAACCTCCCTACCCTGTGTTTGCCCAGCCTCCTTTGAGCAAGGTTGATCAGTCCTTTTTGAAGATTTTTAGAAGCTATCTAAAACCTACATAAAGCATAAATGAAGCCTCCACAATGTGAAGAAAGATAGGGGCACGGTAAATCGTCGTTCTTAGCCCTTTGAGCCCTTTGATGATTGACCTAGACTGAGCTGCAGAACACTACCAGCTGGTACCGCCAACGATAGAGCTACTACTgtcatctcttctttctgGAACACGATGTCTCAGGGAGTCAGTGAGCCACGAAACTTGACTGATCTTGGTCTTCAGAGCCAACGTATCAAAGGTATGATACCAGATGACAAAATTGTCATAGTTGTGGCAATGAACGAGTTTCGCATTGCACAATCACGCAGATCTTGGAGTATTATTAGAATAACTGTACTTTATAATTATCGGGATTCATATAAGCTATGTATCAGAAACTCTAAGAGTGTTGGGTAAGATATCTCAAGGGTATAGTTTAATCATGCAAGGCACACAAACTGAGCAACTTCAAAATACACATCAATAGCTATGACTGCAGTATGATAACTGTTCGAATTCATCCTCTTGTAAGCTAAGTCTGCCTATAGAACTGATTGGAAAACTGAAACTAGCTCCTATAAGCACCTTCATGAGAATGACTTCCGTTTTGATTGTTGTTTTTCTGTTTTCTTT of Fusarium oxysporum Fo47 chromosome I, complete sequence contains these proteins:
- a CDS encoding uncharacterized protein (expressed protein); the encoded protein is MPNFSTKATQGSVQSENRTNKINGLFSSQATAEDKPIMMMRFVSDLYVPVSARLQDPLYVPGSHMQDSASLGRFMNRPRPHSSTGFEGIGAQFIDSGLGTSR